A region of Anolis sagrei isolate rAnoSag1 chromosome 2, rAnoSag1.mat, whole genome shotgun sequence DNA encodes the following proteins:
- the LOC132766542 gene encoding intercellular adhesion molecule 5-like, producing MTAVLLLNIACLLTFCLPLAGPCKLAIHPKAPIVEFGGSVKLNCTSTCTNYTKMDWEVSFERDVQEGEGWISLNIKNVTEWTTQPLCVAKFKGSGSIHTRAVIYVYQFSTPDIYLASEIESGHSDKIICNISSLRVRDQILPNVNISLSRGAILLNSSHGEPSLEYSFVPNLIRDDGAEIICMARVEVGSEVLNKSATRTLNVVASPYNVSVLANPMTYKADAKIVVKCEAEGKPFPEFSWDLPSNSSVEYSNNIQILTIHPAQSFHNGTYRCLVRNIYGTKSAQIDILFQERSRSWIAAVVVVALLAVVFTGGIFWYHCRK from the exons ATGACAGCTGTCCTGCTACTCAACATAGCTTGCCTTCTTACTTTCTGCCTGCCTTTGG CGGGACCATGTAAGTTGGCCATCCACCCCAAGGCACCGATTGTTGAATTTGGGGGCTCTGTGAAACTCAACTGTACATCTACCTGCACCAACTACACTAAAATGGACTGGGAGGTGTCTTTTGAACGAGATGTCCAGGAAGGAGAAGGGTGGATTTCTCTGAACATCAAGAATGTGACAGAATGGACCACTCAACCGTTGTGTGTGGCCAAATTCAAGGGATCGGGCTCCATCCACACTAGGGCAGTAATCTATGTTTACC AATTCTCAACCCCAGATATCTACCTGGCTTCTGAGATTGAGAGCGGTCACTCGGACAAAATAATCTGCAACATTTCTAGCCTGCGGGTGAGAGATCAAATCTTGCCTAACGTTAACATCTCCCTCAGCAGAGGCGCAATTCTCCTAAACAGCAGCCATGGTGAACCTTCATTGGAGTACAGTTTTGTGCCCAACCTTATTCGGGATGATGGGGCTGAGATCATTTGTATGGCCCGGGTCGAGGTGGGCTCAGAGGTGTTGAATAAGAGTGCAACAAGGACCTTGAATGTTGTAG CAAGCCCTTACAATGTCAGTGTGTTGGCAAATCCCATGACGTACAAAGCTGATGCCAAgattgtggtgaagtgtgaggCTGAAGGAAAACCCTTCCCAGAGTTTTCGTGGGATCTTCCCTCCAACAGCAGTGTGGAGTACTCTAACAACATCCAGATTTTGACAATCCATCCAGCTCAAAGCTTCCATAATGGGACTTATCGATGTCTAGTGCGTAATATTTATGGCACGAAGTCGGCACAAATTGACATCCTCTTTCAAG AGCGGTCTCGCAGTTGGATCGCAGCTGTGGTGGTCGTGGCATTGTTGGCTGTCGTCTTCACTGGAGGCATTTTCTGGTATCACTGTCGGAAGTGA